agaagacttTTCTCATTGGtttatttaatacatatatatatatatattatcacaCGTCTTTATCATAAATTTATCGCAAACACGTTTTGGTGTCAATTTTTTactgatttattatttatcatcgtcatcatcttcttcccttACCGAGACTtagattcaagaagaagaaatggtgaGTTTCATTAAGGCATGGGGTTTAGTAATTATCTCACTGTGTTACACTTTTTTCATTGCCAGATTGGTTCCAAAAGGAATCCAACGGCTGATTCTGATCATCCCAGTTTTGCTCCTTTTCTTCATTGTTCCTTTGTTGATGAAACCTTCCATACATTTACTCGGCATCACGGCTTTCCTCATCGGTTGGCTCGCTAATTTTAAGGTCTTTCTCTTTGCATTAGGACGTGGTCCTCTCTCTTCAGACCCTAAACCTCTATCTCTACCTATTTTCTTAGCTGTCTCTTGCTTACCCATCAAGATTCAGCTGAGCCCTAAATCTCCAAAATCTGGCTCCCATGGAGGAGGATCCAGAGAGGGTCCTTTGAGTTATACCATTAAGGcgtttcttttggttcttctcATCAAAGTCTATGATTACAGCAGCAAACTGCCTGACAAAGCCCTGTTGACTCTTTACGCGATCCACATCTATATCACCCTCGAACTCATCCTAGCCGCCATGGCTGCTGTGGTTCGAGCCATGTCcgatcttgagcttgagccacAGTTCAACGAGCCATACCTCGCAACATCACTTCAAGATTTCTGGGGGAGACGATGGAACTTGATGGTCACTGG
The Camelina sativa cultivar DH55 chromosome 6, Cs, whole genome shotgun sequence genome window above contains:
- the LOC104791446 gene encoding acyl-CoA--sterol O-acyltransferase 1, with product MVSFIKAWGLVIISLCYTFFIARLVPKGIQRLILIIPVLLLFFIVPLLMKPSIHLLGITAFLIGWLANFKVFLFALGRGPLSSDPKPLSLPIFLAVSCLPIKIQLSPKSPKSGSHGGGSREGPLSYTIKAFLLVLLIKVYDYSSKLPDKALLTLYAIHIYITLELILAAMAAVVRAMSDLELEPQFNEPYLATSLQDFWGRRWNLMVTGILRPTVYDPMVQLFSVLGRNWSRVPAIFGTFVVSGIMHELIFFYMGRLRPDWKVMCFFLIHGFCTTVEIIIKKTINGRWKLQTAISQLLTLGFVIVTALWLFLPEFKRCNIADRAIEEYKSIGTVAAEIRSMMASLF